TATGTACCCGGCAATCGGAAACGTAAAAGAGGGACGATTACCAGAGGAAGCGATTGAGATTGCCCTGTCGGAGGATGCGCTTCAATATCTTGGATTGGACGCTGTAATTGGCGATACCGTTTCTCTGGATTTGAGTGTTTCCGTTATGGATGGATCGCTGTCAGAGTTAGAATATTCTGCTGATTTTGTATTGACGGGCATTCTGGAAAGCAGCTATATCGGCTACGCATCTGGTACGGTTGAGGGGATTGTCGGTGAGGGAACCGCAGAAGAACTGTTGCCAGAAGAGTATCTGCTTTATTCCACAGATTTTAAGACTTATGACAAGCAAAATTTTCAAAGCATCATTTATGCTCTCGCAGAAGATTTGAACGTGGATGAACGGTATATCCAATATAACTGGGTTTTGCTTGACGCTATTGGTATTTCCTATGATGAAGCGGCAGACAGCGATACCGGTACGGGATTTTCATTTATGACTGCGGCGTGTATTTTGGTGGGTGTTCTGGTCTTGCTGGCGGCTGGGCTGGTAATCTACAACATTCTGAAAATCTCTATCACAAAACGCATCAAAGAATACGGAACACTTCGTGCGATTGGTGGAGAACGAGGGCAAATCTATCGTTTGGTTTCTTTGCAGCTTTTGATTCTCTGTGGAGCCGGTATTCCTATCGGATTGCTGCTCGGTATATTGTCGGCAAAAGGTGTATTGATTGCGGCTACGGGGCTTCTCAATCCCGATCTGTTCATGGCAAACAGCACTTCCGAATTGAACTCTGCAATCAACACCGCCAGTACGGTAAAACTACCGATGCTCTTTGCCAGTATCGCAGTCATACTTCTGTTTGCTCTGCTGGCTGCCTTTCCTGCTGCCCGGTACGCATCCCATGTATCTCCTACTGTTGCTATGTCGGGGCAGACTGTGAAAATCAAACGCAGGATAAAAAGGAACCGCAACATCCGTAATTTTGAAGCCTATTATGCAAGGCTCAACCTAAAACGAGGGCGTGGAAGAACAGCAGTTACCATTCTGTCTTTGGTTATGAGTATTACCGTATTTGTTGCCTTGCAGAGCTTTACAGGGCTGCTTGATGCCAGCAGTTCCGTTCAGGACATGTATTTCAGCGACTATGCAGTTACAAATGAAACCGTTGGCATCCCATCAGAAGCCGTAAAAACATTAGCGGAAAATGACGCAGTAGAAAGTGTTTCCACTACACGGCTTTCTGTATTTATGCCAGGTGCCGGTGATATACTGCCCTTTGAAACTGATCTTTCCGTACAGAGCCATGAAACCTTGCAGCTTGTAAATGTGGATGAAGCACAATTACAAATCTATGCTCCTAACTTGTCTGCTCAGGATAAACAGGCTTTGAAAGATGGAACAGGCTGCCTTGTAAAAAATCCCATTGCCTTTTCTTATGGAGATACAACTGTTCAGCAGACTGATCTTACCGTAGGTGATACCATTCAACTGGGAGACAGAACACTTCCTGTATTAGGATTGATCGATACAGCAATCACAATCAATAATGATGGCTTTACGAATGGTGTTCAACTCATCGTGAATGACGAAATATACTGTTCACTGCTCGGAAACGACAGTTATTCAGAAGTCTATCCTACATTACAGGATAACGCCGATACAGATACCTTTGAAAGCTGGTTGGATAGCTGGTGCAGCAATTATCCAGGAACACATTGGCTTTCCTATCTCCAAAGCAGCAATGAGATGATAGAAAGCTTTGAACAGATCAAAATGCTGTGCTGGGTGCTTATCATCTTTATCGGTATCATTGGCATCCTGAACATCATCAATACCGTTTACAGCAATATTCATACTCGTGTCGGTGAAATCGGGATGCAGCGGGCTATTGGAATGAGTGCCGCAAGCCTTTATAAAACATTTCTGTGGGAGGGCGCTTATTACGGTATCATTGCGTCAGTGATTGGAGCAGTGTTTGGCTATGTCTGCTGTATCTTTGTCGGAGCAGCACAGACCGATGCTTTACAGCTTGTCGCTGTTCCGGTTATGGCGATTGTGGAAGCTGCGATTATTTCTATTGTGGCCTGCCTGCTTGCAACGGCAATTCCTCTGCGTTCTATTGCAAGAATGAGCATTGTGGATTCTATTGAGACTGTTGAATAATATCAAAAACGACAATTAAAACAAGAAATCCCCCATAAAGCAAACCTTGTTGCTTATGGGGGATTTCTGTATGTTCTTTTGGGGTGTGCTAAGTCCCGTATAAGCGTGGTGTTGTTATGTTTGGTGTGGTATCTTTAACTATGGGAAACTCCTGTTTCCCACCTTGATACGCTGCGATTGGTTACTCCAAACCGCTCTGCAAGTTGTTCCTGCGTAAGCTGTTTTTCCTTTCTCAGTTCTCTTAGAAATGAACCTACCTTTTTCTGATCCATATCTGTTGCCTCCTTTCAGCTAATATAGTAGTGTTTTTCGGGTGTTTTTTACAGGACGCACTGCGGGAATTGGCTATTTTCAGCAAATATGTAAATACACCAGATCACTAAATCAGGTTTAGTCTTTTTTATCATTTTAAGTCCCATACATAAAAATATAGTTGACTACGACATTTTTATTGTCGTAGTCAACTATTATCAGCAGCTGATAAATACCCCAGCCATATTATAGATCTATACGTATATATTGTTGTTTTTCTTCTATATTGCGTCTCTTCTATACAAATAATAATTAGCTATTTTTATAATTACCACCATATCCGGCACCATACTGAGCATTGCCATACGGATTGTAATTGGCATTGCCATTCGCCGGACCATTGTACTGGAAATTGCCATAACCGGGGAGTAGAAATTTTTCATTTACTCCCCAAAATAATATTTAACAATGTTCTATATTATAATTCTTATAAATCTAGCTATTACAATTTATAATCTCCAATTATTGAAATTATTTTCAGCTACTATATATCACATTCTATTAGACACACTTTTTATTTTTGTTTCAATTTGCTTTACATTTATTATTTAACGATCCAATTTTTTATTCAGATAAACTACATCTGAATTTTGCTACTATATTATCATCATTCAAGTACTCCTCATAATTATACTTGGTTATTTTTTCAAATGCATTTTCTTCCATTATATAAAACTTATTAACACTATACAGTTTATGAGATTCTAAACTTTCTTTGTATTTCTTATTAAGCTTGTCAAGCATTTCTTTATTATCATCTGTGCTGAGAATAAAGATTTTATTCATTGCAGAAACATTGTTATCATATTCCGAATTATTCTTATCTTTAACTTCAGTTATCTCTGAATATACTTTTACATTTTCTGAATTAACTAATTTTACTATAATATTTTTTATATATGATTCATAATCATCTCTTAATAATAGATTCAAATAATCATCAGTTATAATCTCTTTATCATCTATCTTAGAAACCGTTACTGTTACAATATCACTTTCTGTTAGTCCTTGGGGATAAACTATTAATTGTTCATCTTGTAGCGAGTTTGGCGCAATATAACCTTCATAAATAAATTCTTCATCATATTCACTATCTAAATACTTATATAATTCCTCAATTCTTTTGATTGCAATCCTCTGTGAAGATAACAAATCATCATAATTGGTGGATAATCCCGCTTCCTTTAATATTTTCTTCTGTCTACTTGTTAATTCTACTTGAGAATTCTTCTGTGAATGTTCTGTTTTTATTTTTTCACCACACCCTACTAAACATATAATAAAACAACAAATCAAAAATAATGCACTTTTTTTTCGCATGTCGCTATCCTTTCCAAAACTTAATATTATCCTTATCTGGTTTTTCAAAT
This sequence is a window from Coprococcus eutactus. Protein-coding genes within it:
- a CDS encoding helix-turn-helix domain-containing protein; translated protein: MDQKKVGSFLRELRKEKQLTQEQLAERFGVTNRSVSRWETGVSHS
- a CDS encoding ABC transporter permease, producing the protein MKSYLALAWKELKAQKITAILILVAVIMSTIMTTVIGQSIGILQSMRIQQAAGLNGNRYATFHQLGKEQAQKLHEDDRLYDVGDTIFIGSTPLGNSSLSLYLREYHDNALSMYPAIGNVKEGRLPEEAIEIALSEDALQYLGLDAVIGDTVSLDLSVSVMDGSLSELEYSADFVLTGILESSYIGYASGTVEGIVGEGTAEELLPEEYLLYSTDFKTYDKQNFQSIIYALAEDLNVDERYIQYNWVLLDAIGISYDEAADSDTGTGFSFMTAACILVGVLVLLAAGLVIYNILKISITKRIKEYGTLRAIGGERGQIYRLVSLQLLILCGAGIPIGLLLGILSAKGVLIAATGLLNPDLFMANSTSELNSAINTASTVKLPMLFASIAVILLFALLAAFPAARYASHVSPTVAMSGQTVKIKRRIKRNRNIRNFEAYYARLNLKRGRGRTAVTILSLVMSITVFVALQSFTGLLDASSSVQDMYFSDYAVTNETVGIPSEAVKTLAENDAVESVSTTRLSVFMPGAGDILPFETDLSVQSHETLQLVNVDEAQLQIYAPNLSAQDKQALKDGTGCLVKNPIAFSYGDTTVQQTDLTVGDTIQLGDRTLPVLGLIDTAITINNDGFTNGVQLIVNDEIYCSLLGNDSYSEVYPTLQDNADTDTFESWLDSWCSNYPGTHWLSYLQSSNEMIESFEQIKMLCWVLIIFIGIIGILNIINTVYSNIHTRVGEIGMQRAIGMSAASLYKTFLWEGAYYGIIASVIGAVFGYVCCIFVGAAQTDALQLVAVPVMAIVEAAIISIVACLLATAIPLRSIARMSIVDSIETVE